The sequence CAAAAGGAATGGGCTGATGATATAAACTGCAGATGCTGACAGGCTGGAGGTTTGACATTTCCTTTTCTACAGTTCCTCCAAGGGCTGGACACACTGGGCAGAGCAGGAGTTCAGCATCTCAGTACTAAAATGCCCTGCACAGTCACTGTGCTGTTACTTAAATTCCTCCCAAGAGAGTAAAGCACAGCAGAAGCACTGCTTTAACCTGCACCTGAATAAGGCACCTTCTAAATTTCCCAAGAAATGATGGCACTGTTCTAGAGGAAAGGGAAGCTGGGAAGGTCTTTAAAAGTCAGGCTTCATGTGTGAAACTTTGCTTTAAGTTGCATTTCTTAGAGCAAGATGCATGCTCTAAGAAAAAGGTTAAGATGTTGTTGAGGTTATGGTTACTGAAATAAATTCAGGTACAAACAGCAGTAGTAGGCAAGTGGTTTATCCACCCATTTAGTGTCCTTTTCTTAATATCTACTATTGCTTTATTAATTGTTCTGCTTAATACAGCTGGCTTATGAGATTGGGAAGAAATGTAAACATTCTGTTTGCCTTATAAAAGCCTGACATAATATTTGGTTACAGATTATGGTCATGCAGTACCTCCAAAACATACCTCAGCTGAACACCTTCTGTTCAAAAAAGCCACACTAAGGCATCCACATCCAGAGCTTTGAGAGTAGCTGCACTCCAGCTCTTTGGATTTGGGATGGACAGTCACAGCTCTGCTCCTAAACCTACTGCCAAATCCTTTCATAGCCCCAGGTAAGGGAAAGAGAGCATTCCCTAGGATAAACATGTTAGAACTTAGTAATAGCCTTCTAGCTATTAAAATAAAACCAGACTTACATAAGTTAcataaaaacttaaaaaaaaggtCAGAAAGGTGGCAAACAGGGCTTACTGGACCatttaaaaatcagaataaaCTCAGAGAAACTATATCATAAAGCAGTCCCCACATTTCTTCACCAACTAAAAAACCCaacagttttatttttgtttttctgcttttttatcAAAAATGAACAAAGTTCCCAACAGACCCTGGCTAATGTACTAAATGCAGAAGTTCCCCCAAATCtgcagttatgattacaccagcTTTTGCTCCAACACCTCCCCAGTTATATCCTCATCCATAAATGATTCATAATGGTCATCAGGAACCCCACACAGCAAAGACACAACTCAAAGCATCAAACATCCCTTCACAACTTCACATGACAAtaaagtttttttgttttgtttttaattccgTTTTTGGCTAAAACTTTTAACAGTTCCAGAAACATGGTATTTGGCCTTCTTGTTTACTGCTGGCCCCGAGAAATCCCCTCCTTATTCCTTGATATCAAAAGAAAACGCTTTCAGAAGTAACTGATTCCTGTGCATTCAACAGCCAAAGGAGGAACCAGAACAACCTCTTGGAAAAAGAGCAGTGAAGCAGCTGAACTCAGTCTTCAAACAGTCGCTCGGCTTGGCTTAAAaccccttccagcagctgctgttAAGCTGCCAAGCACTTAAGCCTGACTAAAATCCTCTCCTACAACTGGGCAGAGACTTTTCCAAGCACTTTTGCTTTATGGGATGTAAGGATGATGGAGATGCACTTTTAaggatgagggagctgggcacGATGATGGAGCTGAGATGTGTCCTGGGGTGATGCTGGTATCCCCATCTGTATCGAGCCCAGAaataagttctgcacctttagATCTGAGCGTGAAGCGGGGGAGAAGAAAAatctgccctaaaccaggacagctgcCAGGGATGATGATGGAGCTAGGCCACTGGATGTATTCTTGAAGCAGTGGATGTGTAAAGGTTGTTCCTCTGAATGGATGAATGGAAGCATCAGCTGTGAAAGGGAGCCAGGAGCAGGTCAGTACGACACTGGAAGCGCACAGTTTCCTTCTGGCTCCCTTTGCAGGTGTGCGAATATCCCGTGGTGGTGTTATCGGTGAGCGTGTCCTGTGAGGCATGGCAGGCTTAGGCGGCCAGGTCGAAGTCGTCACGCTCCTGGTTGTAGTCGAGCACCTTCTGCCGCAGGCGCGACGCGTCCACCCAGGTGATGAAGTCCTCGACGGCGCGGGGCACGAGGAGCGCGGGGTCTGTCACCACCTCGGGCCCCACGCGGACGTGCCCCTGCTCCACGAAGGTGACGGCGTGCCGCAGGTTCTGCGCCATGCGCAGCTTCACCAGCAGGCACGGCAGGCGCCGGCGGCAGAAGGCGGAGGCCGAGAGGCTCTCGCACACGGCCAGCGACTGCCGGCTGTTCACCAGCCCCAGCCCgtacagcttctccagcagcGCGGCGGCGCAGCGGGCGCGGAAGGCGGCGCTGGCCGGGCCCAGGTCGCGGAGGCGCCGCGCCAGGGCGCGCACGGCGCGGGCCAGCGCCTTGTACTGCACGTAATCCTCCCGCCGGCCCACCCGGTACCGCCGCAGAGCCCGCACCTCCGCCAAGTTCCCGCCCGACGCCTCCCAGTTCACCAGGTCCAGCCGCCGCAGCAGCTTCTGCTCGTGGTACTTCAGTTTCCGCACCATCTTTGCGGGACCGGGATTCGCCGCGCCGCGCCTCAGAGGGACTGTTCCGGGGCGGagcggccgccggccccgcggcTTTTCCGGGGAGGAGCAGCCGTGACATGGCACTGGGAGCCCcgccccgggcggcggggtaccGGGGGAAGGATGGCTCCGTGTCTCCTTCCCCAAGGGATCACCGGCAGATAGAGCCCAACCCGGGATGCGGCTGCTTTCCACCGCGCTCTGCGCATCGCCGGGGCCAGCCCGGCGCGGAGGGGTCACCCCAGGTACGGCCACAGCGCCCCGACACCCGCTCCGGCACGGACAGCCCGACCTCGTCTCGCCTGGGGCCGAGCCTGGGACTCGTCATTCCTTCTGGAAGAATGGCAGCGGCGTTGTGTTTCTCTGTGACATCCCACTCCCCCTGATGCACAGGCCGGTTTTCCTCGAGGAGCAGCAGAATCCTCCCTCTGTGCGGTTCGTAGCACCGCGCATCTCCCGAGTGCCGCCGCGGCCTCGCCAGCCAAAGGTTTCATCCCGCTTTTCTGTAAGTGCACCGTGCTGTCTCCTTCTTGGGATTCAGGATACAACAAGGAAAATCCCCAGTAGAACAGGTCAGGTTGACAATTCGGGATTTCTTTGTTTCTTACGAGCAGATTTCCGTATTGGCTCAATCTTCATTTCCCTAATTCTGGATTTTCAGCGTGCTGGAATTGTTACAGTGTGGGTGCTCTGGTCACAGAGGCCATGGTGGTCTCttgatttgcttttgttttttcccccagatTCGTCGGTGAAGGCACCAATAGAAATGTGGGGCACCAACAGCACTGAGAAGTTTTACAGGATCCCTGAAGGAAAGGGACCACATTCAGTTGGATGTACAGACCTGATGACAGAAAATGCAGTTGAGGTAAAGCTCTCGACTGTTTGGATTTAAGCCACAATGTTAGTGAAACAAATGGCTGCAGTTTTAAAGCAGAAGGTCTTGCCTGTGTGCTCCATGCTGACATTCACAGCTGAGCTTTCTATCCTCTCCATCCTGGTGTAGGATGTGTGCTGGGCATTTACTGATGGATTTAACCTGCAAGCCTTTCCCATGGCCAATTCCTCCCTCTTCTAACGTCCTTGCCTTTCTGACTCTCCTACAAAAGATACTGCAAAGAAACTGTGTCCTCCTGAGACCCAGGGGGTTCTTCCCACCcaccccactgctgcctcctgtgCTGGGCTCCTGAGGAGACTCCACACGCAGTCTCTGTGACTGTGGCTGTTCTCATCACAAAGATCTCAACAGGATTTGGCAGGGTTGGGAGATGAGCCTATCTAGTGTTTCAGCTGCAGGGTAAGAGACGAGATGTCTATTGAGATTTTATCTCCCTGGAGATGAACAGGATATCAGTTTTGCAAGAGGTAAGCACAGTGAGAAGCCACAATAATAAGACAGGGGCGTTAACCAGACAAGTAGTGAGCTTCCTTGTGAGTTTCCATTTCCAATCCTCTTGCCTTTGAGAGAATACACCTGCATTTACACTGTGATTTTACTCTACAGAGTAGCCAGATGGAGTGGAACATGAGATCAGTTTGTGATGGTTCACGTGCTTTCGTTTACTGAGCTTACTCTGTATCAGCACAGAGAAGTTATGAGTTTCTCTTTGCAGTCAGCCCATGTGAGTTTTTTTACATAAGCATTATTAACAACTGCAGTTCTCTCAGGCATAAATAATGAACCTCTTCCCCTTTCTGGTAATCAGTTAGTCATTGGGGAGGTTCACTGGGACTGTTCTGAGATCAAGCTGATATCACTACCAATGTGGAGGAAAGTTCttccacaatggtctctgtgtcAAAGGTTGATTTAAGTTTGATAAGTGAATAAAAACAAGCTTCATTAAACAAACTTTTGGTAAACTGATAAATTAGTGTTCAAGAAATCAGGCTTTATTTCAAAGCTCATGTTTATTTTGACCATGATTGTAACTTGCTAAACCAAAAGCAAGACAGTGAATTTGAATGGGGTGTTGCAAATTCCCTTGCAAACCAGGAAATAAGAATGCAAACTGCACAcagttcatcttctgggaagtcTGCTTTGTGCATTGGTACATTGCTGCTGTCTGTGAAGGAAAAAGACTGACAAGGGGGTATGGAAGGTCCCTGTGAGTGTGGAAAGCTTCGGAACTTTCCTGGAATACC comes from Melospiza melodia melodia isolate bMelMel2 chromosome 3, bMelMel2.pri, whole genome shotgun sequence and encodes:
- the IMP3 gene encoding U3 small nucleolar ribonucleoprotein protein IMP3; the encoded protein is MVRKLKYHEQKLLRRLDLVNWEASGGNLAEVRALRRYRVGRREDYVQYKALARAVRALARRLRDLGPASAAFRARCAAALLEKLYGLGLVNSRQSLAVCESLSASAFCRRRLPCLLVKLRMAQNLRHAVTFVEQGHVRVGPEVVTDPALLVPRAVEDFITWVDASRLRQKVLDYNQERDDFDLAA